In Felis catus isolate Fca126 chromosome A3, F.catus_Fca126_mat1.0, whole genome shotgun sequence, a single genomic region encodes these proteins:
- the DDX1 gene encoding ATP-dependent RNA helicase DDX1 isoform X2, producing MAAFSEMGVMPEIAQAVEEMDWLLPTDIQAESIPLILGGGDVLMAAETGSGKTGAFSIPVIQIVYETLKDQQEGKKGKTTIKTGASVLNKWQMNPYDRGSAFAIGSDGLCCQSREVKEWHGCRATKGLTKGKHYYEVSCHDQGLCRVGWSSMQASLDLGTDKFGFGFGGTGKKSHNKQFDNYGEEFTMHDTIGCYLDIDKGHVKFSKNGKDLGLAFEIPPHMKNQALFPACVLKNAELKFNFGEEEFKFPPKDGFVALSKAADGYVVKSQHTGNAQVAQTKFLPNAPKALIVEPSRELAEQTLNNVKQFKKYIDNPKLRELLIIGGVAARDQLSVLDNGVDIVVGTPGRLDDLVSTGKLNLSQVRFLVLDEADGLLSQGYSDFINRIHSQIPQITSDGKRLQVIVCSATLHSFDVKKLSEKIMHFPTWVDLKGEDSVPDTVHHVVVPVNPKTDRLWERLGKNHIRTDDVHAKDNTRPGANSPGPDKKGHQFSCVCLHGDRKPHERKQNLERFKKGDVRFLICTDVAARGIDIHGVPYVINVTLPDEKQNYVHRIGRVGRAERMGLAISLVATEKEKVWYHVCSSRGKGCYNTRLKEDGGCTIWYNEMQLLSEIEEHLNCTISQVEPDIKVPVDEFDGKVTYGQKRAAGGGNYKGHVDILAPTVQELAALEKEAQTSFLHLGYLPNQLFRTF from the exons GCTCCCAACTGATATCCAGGCTGAATCTATTCCACTGATCCTAGGAGGCGGTGATGTCCTTATG gcTGCAGAAACAGGAAGTGGAAAAACTGGT GCTTTCAGTATTCCAGTTATCCAGATAGTTTATGAAACTCTGAAAGACCAACAGgaaggcaaaaaaggaaaaacaaccatTAAAACCGGTGCTTCAG tGCTCAACAAATGGCAAATGAACCCATATGATAGAGGATCTGCTTTTG CAATTGGGTCAGATGGTCTTTGTTGCCAAAGCAGAGAAGTGAAGGAGTGGCACGGATGCAGAGCCACTAAAGGGTTGACGAAAG GAAAGCACTACTATGAAGTATCCTGTCATGATCAAGGATTGTGCAGGGTTGGCTGGTCTTCCATGCAGGCTTCCTTAGACCTAG gtaCTGACAAGTTTGGATTTGGCTTTGGTGGAACAGGAAAGAAATCCCATAATAAACAGTTTGATAATTATGGAGAG GAATTCACTATGCATGATACCATTGGATGTTACCTAGATATAGATAAAGGGCATGTCAAGTTCTCCAAAAATG gaaaagaccTTGGTCTGGCATTTGAAATACCACCACATATGAAGAACCAAGCCCTCTTTCCTGCTTGTGTTTTGAAG AATGCTGAACTAAAATTTAACTTCGGTGAAGAAGAATTTAAGTTTCCACCCAAAGATGGTTTTGTTGCTCTTTCCAAGGCAGCGGATGGTTATGTTGTCAAATCACAGCACACAG GTAATGCGCAGGTGGCACAAACAAAGTTTCTCCCCAATGCTCCGAAAGCTCTCATCGTCGAGCCCTCCCGAGAGTTAGCTGAACAAACTTTGAATAACGTCAAGCAGTTTAAGAAATATATTGATAATCCTAAATTAAG GGAGCTTCTGATAATTGGAGGTGTTGCAGCACGAGATCAGCTCTCTGTTTTGGATAATGGG GTAGATATAGTCGTTGGCACCCCAGGAAGACTAGACGATTTGGTGTCAACTGGGAAGCTGAACTTATCCCAAGTTAGATTCCTGGTCCTGGATGAAGCT gaTGGACTTCTTTCTCAAGGTTACTCTGATTTTATAAATAGGATTCACAGTCAGATTCCTCAGATTACCTCTGATGGGAAAAGACTTCAG GTGATTGTTTGCTCTGCTACTTTGCACTCTTTTGACGTAAAGAAGCTGTCTGAGAAGATAATGCATTTTCCCACGTGGGTTGATTTAAAAGGAGAAGATTCTGTCCCGGATACTGTGCACCATGTGGTTGTCCCAGTGAACCCCAAAACTGACAGACTCTGGGAAAGGCTTGGGAAAAACCACATTAGA aCTGATGATGTACATGCAAAAGATAACACAAGGCCTGGTGCTAATAGTCCGG GACCTGATAAAAAAGGACACCAGTTCTCATGTGTTTGTCTTCATGGTGACAGAAAGCCTCATGAGAGGAAGCAAAACTTGGAAAGATTTAAG AAAGGAGATGTGAGGTTCTTGATTTGCACAGATGTCGCCGCCAGAGGAATTGACATCCATGGTGTTCCCTACG ttataaatgTCACTTTGCCTGATGAGAAGCAAAACTACGTCCACCGAATTGGCCGAGTGGGAAGAGCTGAAAG GATGGGTCTGGCCATTTCCCTGGTggcaacagagaaagaaaag GTTTGGTACCACGTATGTAGCAGCCGTGGAAAAGGGTGTTATAACACGAGACTTAAGGAAGATGGTGGCTGTACCATATGGTACAATGAGATGCAG TTGCTGTCTGAGATAGAAGAACATCTGAATTGCACCATTTCTCAGGTTGAACCAGATATAAAGGTCCCAGTGGACGAATTTGATGGGAAAGTTACCTATGGTCAAAAGAGAGCCGCTGGTG GTGGAAACTATAAAGGCCATGTGGATATTTTGGCACCTACCGTTCAAGAGTTGGCTGCCCTTGAAAAGGAGGCGCAGACATCTTTCCTGCATCTTGGCTACCTTCCTAACCAGCTGTTCAGAACCTTCTGA
- the DDX1 gene encoding ATP-dependent RNA helicase DDX1 isoform X1 has translation MAAFSEMGVMPEIAQAVEEMDWLLPTDIQAESIPLILGGGDVLMAAETGSGKTGAFSIPVIQIVYETLKDQQEGKKGKTTIKTGASVLNKWQMNPYDRGSAFAIGSDGLCCQSREVKEWHGCRATKGLTKGKHYYEVSCHDQGLCRVGWSSMQASLDLGTDKFGFGFGGTGKKSHNKQFDNYGEEFTMHDTIGCYLDIDKGHVKFSKNGKDLGLAFEIPPHMKNQALFPACVLKNAELKFNFGEEEFKFPPKDGFVALSKAADGYVVKSQHTGNAQVAQTKFLPNAPKALIVEPSRELAEQTLNNVKQFKKYIDNPKLRELLIIGGVAARDQLSVLDNGVDIVVGTPGRLDDLVSTGKLNLSQVRFLVLDEADGLLSQGYSDFINRIHSQIPQITSDGKRLQVIVCSATLHSFDVKKLSEKIMHFPTWVDLKGEDSVPDTVHHVVVPVNPKTDRLWERLGKNHIRTDDVHAKDNTRPGANSPEMWSEAIKILKGEYAVRAIKEHKMDQAIIFCRTKIDCDNLEQYFMQQGGGPDKKGHQFSCVCLHGDRKPHERKQNLERFKKGDVRFLICTDVAARGIDIHGVPYVINVTLPDEKQNYVHRIGRVGRAERMGLAISLVATEKEKVWYHVCSSRGKGCYNTRLKEDGGCTIWYNEMQLLSEIEEHLNCTISQVEPDIKVPVDEFDGKVTYGQKRAAGGGNYKGHVDILAPTVQELAALEKEAQTSFLHLGYLPNQLFRTF, from the exons GCTCCCAACTGATATCCAGGCTGAATCTATTCCACTGATCCTAGGAGGCGGTGATGTCCTTATG gcTGCAGAAACAGGAAGTGGAAAAACTGGT GCTTTCAGTATTCCAGTTATCCAGATAGTTTATGAAACTCTGAAAGACCAACAGgaaggcaaaaaaggaaaaacaaccatTAAAACCGGTGCTTCAG tGCTCAACAAATGGCAAATGAACCCATATGATAGAGGATCTGCTTTTG CAATTGGGTCAGATGGTCTTTGTTGCCAAAGCAGAGAAGTGAAGGAGTGGCACGGATGCAGAGCCACTAAAGGGTTGACGAAAG GAAAGCACTACTATGAAGTATCCTGTCATGATCAAGGATTGTGCAGGGTTGGCTGGTCTTCCATGCAGGCTTCCTTAGACCTAG gtaCTGACAAGTTTGGATTTGGCTTTGGTGGAACAGGAAAGAAATCCCATAATAAACAGTTTGATAATTATGGAGAG GAATTCACTATGCATGATACCATTGGATGTTACCTAGATATAGATAAAGGGCATGTCAAGTTCTCCAAAAATG gaaaagaccTTGGTCTGGCATTTGAAATACCACCACATATGAAGAACCAAGCCCTCTTTCCTGCTTGTGTTTTGAAG AATGCTGAACTAAAATTTAACTTCGGTGAAGAAGAATTTAAGTTTCCACCCAAAGATGGTTTTGTTGCTCTTTCCAAGGCAGCGGATGGTTATGTTGTCAAATCACAGCACACAG GTAATGCGCAGGTGGCACAAACAAAGTTTCTCCCCAATGCTCCGAAAGCTCTCATCGTCGAGCCCTCCCGAGAGTTAGCTGAACAAACTTTGAATAACGTCAAGCAGTTTAAGAAATATATTGATAATCCTAAATTAAG GGAGCTTCTGATAATTGGAGGTGTTGCAGCACGAGATCAGCTCTCTGTTTTGGATAATGGG GTAGATATAGTCGTTGGCACCCCAGGAAGACTAGACGATTTGGTGTCAACTGGGAAGCTGAACTTATCCCAAGTTAGATTCCTGGTCCTGGATGAAGCT gaTGGACTTCTTTCTCAAGGTTACTCTGATTTTATAAATAGGATTCACAGTCAGATTCCTCAGATTACCTCTGATGGGAAAAGACTTCAG GTGATTGTTTGCTCTGCTACTTTGCACTCTTTTGACGTAAAGAAGCTGTCTGAGAAGATAATGCATTTTCCCACGTGGGTTGATTTAAAAGGAGAAGATTCTGTCCCGGATACTGTGCACCATGTGGTTGTCCCAGTGAACCCCAAAACTGACAGACTCTGGGAAAGGCTTGGGAAAAACCACATTAGA aCTGATGATGTACATGCAAAAGATAACACAAGGCCTGGTGCTAATAGTCCGG AGATGTGGTCTGAAGCTATTAAAATCCTGAAGGGGGAGTATGCTGTCCGGGCGATCAAGGAACACAAGATGGATCAAGCAATTATTTTCTGTAGAACCAAAATTGACTGCGATAACTTGGAGCAATATTTTATGCAACAAGGAGGAG GACCTGATAAAAAAGGACACCAGTTCTCATGTGTTTGTCTTCATGGTGACAGAAAGCCTCATGAGAGGAAGCAAAACTTGGAAAGATTTAAG AAAGGAGATGTGAGGTTCTTGATTTGCACAGATGTCGCCGCCAGAGGAATTGACATCCATGGTGTTCCCTACG ttataaatgTCACTTTGCCTGATGAGAAGCAAAACTACGTCCACCGAATTGGCCGAGTGGGAAGAGCTGAAAG GATGGGTCTGGCCATTTCCCTGGTggcaacagagaaagaaaag GTTTGGTACCACGTATGTAGCAGCCGTGGAAAAGGGTGTTATAACACGAGACTTAAGGAAGATGGTGGCTGTACCATATGGTACAATGAGATGCAG TTGCTGTCTGAGATAGAAGAACATCTGAATTGCACCATTTCTCAGGTTGAACCAGATATAAAGGTCCCAGTGGACGAATTTGATGGGAAAGTTACCTATGGTCAAAAGAGAGCCGCTGGTG GTGGAAACTATAAAGGCCATGTGGATATTTTGGCACCTACCGTTCAAGAGTTGGCTGCCCTTGAAAAGGAGGCGCAGACATCTTTCCTGCATCTTGGCTACCTTCCTAACCAGCTGTTCAGAACCTTCTGA